From one Triticum urartu cultivar G1812 chromosome 3, Tu2.1, whole genome shotgun sequence genomic stretch:
- the LOC125547424 gene encoding uncharacterized protein LOC125547424 — protein sequence MAASAWSKLALLLCYFGLKAFVFGIVAENKKPQFGTGTVTGDGYVMCDFSRLSVVMGILSVISLLITILIGHRAVFYPYPTNKTNQQPASVPRRALLRSTILIVFFIVAELVSVSALVMLVGATKTQAANLRYQLPIQPDGTMSCPSNTDKMDGHFGGGALLALDAALIWFVCQLLALEARANYLDRLPGDDEDYDDNNKKHDGDNVASEDHSQLA from the exons ATGGCGGCTTCAGCTTGGTCGAAGCTCGCCCTTCTTCTCTGCTACTTTGGCTTGAAGGCCTTCGTATTCGGCATCGTTGCCGAAAACAAAAAG CCTCAGTTTGGAACAGGTACCGTCACCGGAGATGGTTATGTCATGTGCGACTTCTCACGTCTCAGCGTGGTGATGGGGATCCTCTCGGTGATCTCGCTGCTAATCACCATCCTCATCGGCCACCGTGCCGTCTTCTATCCCTACCCTACCAACAAGACCAACCAGCAACCTGCATCAGTTCCTCGCCGAGCTCTGCTTCGAAGCACCATCCTCATAGTCTTCTTCATCGTCGCCGA GTTGGTCTCGGTTTCGGCTTTGGTGATGCTGGTGGGAGCGACCAAGACGCAGGCGGCCAACCTCCGGTACCAGCTGCCAATACAACCTGACGGCACCATGAGCTGCCCGTCAAACACGGACAAGATGGACGGCCACTTCGGTGGAGGCGCCCTGCTGGCCCTTGATGCCGCGCTCATCTGGTTCGTCTGCCAGCTGCTCGCGCTCGAGGCCCGGGCTAACTACCTCGACCGTCTCCCCGGGGATGATGAGGACTACGATGACAACAACAAGAAACATGATGGCGACAATGTAGCCTCTGAGGACCACAGTCAGCTAGCATAA
- the LOC125547425 gene encoding uncharacterized protein LOC125547425 produces MSWADLPPELVCRIADGLDDLKCYASARGTCPTWRSALTPPSPSLLVDHGDDPIKRYITTAIKRRTTAASILTRRSFGLNLIPSGKTCLGCCGGWLSLSVCIDGGHSLLSLFHPVMAAEILLPPLIYDSRLVSKMVFAPNPTTDDFLAAVICDINRLAYVTAGARRWAVLDPIRLAAGDQIVDLLYHKNGMVYCLTRFGDVHVLHLPQRRRREPVILEVHTLACPAVHNKRIMQMYGTGPDLNAPATVETLLSSVGSNLPFDAATSFAPPYNTISTFTSVNNIVFCDGNLYQIWRNAACTVILQLPGGGRCRVEHDEIFVLRYDPQRRPYWDIVADLRGHSVFVGRNNAVSIYAEGVPGLKGDCVYWIGGRGRDRGMVYDMKTGRSTPCIPLMDGVVPGSPQSTICWYFLSDE; encoded by the exons ATGTCATGGGCAGATCTGCCGCCAGAGCTTGTCTGCCGCATCGCCGACGGACTTGATGACCTCAAGTGCTACGCGAGTGCGCGGGGAACATGCCCGACTTGGCGTTCCGCGCTCACGCCACCGTCTCCGTCGTTGCTCGTGGACCACGGCGACGACCCCATCAAGCGCTACATCACCACCGCCATCAAGCGTCGTACCACTGCAGCCTCGATCCTCACGCGTCGCTCCTTCGGGCTCAATCTCATCCCTTCAGGCAA GACCTGTCTTGGCTGCTGTGGCGGATGGCTTTCCCTCTCCGTCTGCATCGACGGTGGTCATAGTCTACTCAGCCTCTTCCACCCAGTCATGGCTGCCGAGATCCTCCTGCCCCCGCTGATCTACGACAGCCGCCTCGTCTCCAAGATGGTCTTTGCGCCCAACCCCACCACTGACGACTTCCTGGCCGCCGTGATATGTGACATCAATAGGCTTGCCTATGTCACCGCTGGGGCCAGGAGGTGGGCCGTCCTCGACCCCATCCGCCTCGCTGCTGGAGACCAGATCGTCGACCTCCTCTACCACAAAAATGGTATGGTCTACTGCCTCACTCGGTTTGGAGATGTCCACGTGCTCCACCTGCCACAGCGCCGCCGCCGTGAACCTGTCATCCTCGAGGTCCACACATTAGCATGTCCTGCAGTGCACAACAAGCGAATCATGCAGATGTATGGGACAGGACCGGATCTAAACGCGCCGGCTACTGTGGAGACATTGTTGTCGTCTGTGGGAAGCAACCTACCGTTCGATGCCGCCACCAGTTTCGCCCCGCCATATAATACAATCTCAACTTTCACTAGTGTTAATAACATTGTGTTCTGCGATGGTAACCTATACCAAATCTGGAGGAATGCGGCCTGCACGGTTATTTTGCAGCTGCCAGGAGGGGGTCGTTGCCGTGTAGAACATGACGAAATATTTGTTTTAAGGTATGACCCCCAGCGCCGACCATATTGGGACATCGTGGCCGACTTAAGGGGACACTCAGTGTTTGTTGGGAGGAACAATGCAGTGTCGATATATGCGGAAGGTGTTCCGGGACTCAAGGGTGATTGTGTGTACTGGATCGGTGGGAGAGGTAGGGACCGGGGCATGGTCTATGACATGAAAACTGGCAGGTCAACACCTTGTATTCCCCTCATGGATGGTGTCGTTCCGGGGTCTCCACAAAGCACAATCTGCTGGTACTTTCTAAGTGATGAATGA